TATGAAATATTTGGCACTAATAGACTTGAGTCTATTTCTGAAAAGTTTATCTCAAATTTATCAGAAATCCCAATTACATTTATTGATAAGTTAAAATCTCTAAAAGATATAATAGGGTTAGGGAAGATTATGCCTAGGGCTAGATCCCCTAATTTTAAGGAAGATTACTTCATGAATCTAGCTAAATTACCCGCAATTAAAACATGGCCTAAAGACGCTGGAAGATATTTAACGTTTTCTATAACAATAACTAAAGATCCGGATACTGATATACACAATCTTAGTGTATATAGGATTCAGATAATTAATGAGAAAGAAGCAATAGTCCATTGGCAAGCATTTAAAAGAGGTTCTATTACTGCAAGAAAATATTTAGAGAAAAATATAACAAAAATTCCAGTAGCTATAGTAACTGGCGTAGATCCAGTAATTGCGTTTACTGCAGCATCACCAGTACCTCATGGATTGGATAAATATATGTTTGCCGGCATTTTAAGAGGTGAGGGAGTGGATGTTACTAAACTAGATAATCAAATTCTAGTACCTAGTCACGCTGAAGTAGTTTTAGAGGGATATGTGGATTTAAATGATATGAGATTAGAAGGTCCATTTGGCGATCACATGGGTTATTATACGCCTCCCGATTATTATCCTACCTTTAAATTAGAGAGGGTATATATAAGGGACGAACCAATATTTCATGTAACGTCAGTTGGCAAGCCACCACTTGAAGACGCATGGATAGGCAAAGCAGTTGAGAGAATTTTCCTACCTTTTGCTAAGATGCTAGTCCCAGAATTAGTTGACATGAACTTGCCAGAATATGGACTATTTACTGGAATAGGAATATTTTCTATAAAGAAGTATTATCCAGGTCAAGCAAAAAGAGTTATGATGGCATTATGGGGAATAGGGCAATTATCTCTTTTAAAAATTATAATAATTGTTGACCAAGATATCAATGTTCACGATATTAACCAAGTTATGTATGCAATAGCTGCTCATGTGGATCCTAAGAGAGATATAGTAATTATAGATAACGCATTAACTGACTCATTAGATCCAAGTGTACCTTCTCCACCATTAGGCAGTAAATTAGGTATTGATGCAACAAGAAAGTTTAAAGAAGAAATGGGAAAAGAATGGCCAGAAGAAGTAAAATCTGATGAAAAAATAGCTAAAAAAGCTGAGCAGATACTAAGCAAGATTATAAAGAAATATCAATCCTCCTAAACGTATCATCTTTGTAAATTATAGAAATCTCATTTATATCTTCTAGTTTAGTCTCGATCTGTAATGTTTCTTTTCTTTTTAACTCTTTATCTATCTTTACATTTTCGGTAATAGTTTTAAGACCTATTCTATCATCTATTAAGTTTACAGATACTTTGTATTTTATTATAATCTCTGTTATTTTTACTGAATGATCTAAATTATTGGTTATTTTAAGAGTTTTTCCTTCTAACTTAACGATAAAAGGGTCCATAATTAAGTTATAAATAATCATAAGTATTATGTGTTATTCTGCTTAAAACAACGTCGCAAAAAGATATAATATAGATCTGAAATGGCCTCAAGTAAGGTAGAAGATTTCGTTAAAAATTGGGGAGGCAAACAAGAGCCAAGTATTGCAGAGAGAATAAAGAATGCCTTTAAGCCACAGCAACCATTAAGATATAGATTAGTAATGGCAAATTATAGACTAAGAACTATGGTAAGTCGTTTAGATGTTTATATCTCTAGACTTCAAGAAAGAGATAGAACTCTGTTCGAAAAGGTTGTAGAAGCTCAAATGAATAAAGATACTCCTAGAGCTGCAATGTATGCAAATGAAATCGCAGAGATCAGAAAGATTTCAAAACAATTAATTACTACGCAAATAGCTCTAGAACAAGTTCAATTAAGACTTGAGACTATAACCGAATTAGGTGACGTATTTACAAGCTTAATACCAGTTTTAGGAGTGATAAGAGAATTAAGAAATGCCATGAGAGGTGTAATGCCAGAGATAAGTTTAGAATTAGCTGAATTAGAAGAGGGATTGCAAGAGGTAGTTATAGAGGCAGGAGACTTCACGGGTGCTCCAGTTAATTACGCTGCCTCAAGCCCAGAGGCAAGGAAGATATTAGAAGAAGCTTCTATAGTAGCAGAACAAAGAATGAAAGAGAAGTTCCCAGAATTACCAAGTTTCGTCACATCTGCACAAAAGTCTACAAATCCTGAACAGAAATAATAAGTGTTATATACATTTTTTAGAAAGACTTATACTATAAAATAATTTTTTAAGTTCCAAGGAGAAAGTATATTGGGGAGTTTTATTTGGTTGAGGCTATAAGTAGTGAGGAAGACCTTATTCTCGATGTCGAAAAGATAAGAAAAGATATGATTGAACTCGCAGGTGGAAAAGGCGCTAATTTGGGTGAGTTGGTTAGTTTCGGAGTAAGAGTACCTCCTGCTTTTATAATTACCTCTAAAGCTTTTAAATATTTTCTTGAATATAATAATCTTGTTGAAAAGATTAAGGAAATTCTGTCTAGTTCTTCTAACTCTGAGGAAGCAAGCGAAAATATTAAAAAATTAATAAGAAGTGCAAAAATGCCAGAAAAGTTAGCTTCTATGATACTTCAAGCTTATGATGAGTTAAGCAATAAATTCGGAAAGGAAATTCTTGTAGCTGTTAGATCTTCAGCTACCGCAGAAGATATTGAAGAGGCCAGTTTTGCGGGTCAACAAGATACCTATTTAAACGTCAGCAGAGAGGAATTATTGGATAAAGTTAAAGAAGTATGGGCTAGTTTATATAACGCAAGAGCTATTGAATATAGAAAGAGTAAAGGTATAGATCAGCTTTCAGTTCTAATAGCAGTAGTTGTTCAAAAGATGGTTAATTCTAGATCAGCAGGTGTAATGTTTACTCTTAATCCAGTTACTGGCGATGAAAGATACATTATGATTGAATCTAATTGGGGTTTAGGTGAGAGTGTAGTTGGAGGTAAAGTTACGCCAGATGAGATTTTAATAGAAAAGTCTAGTTTAAGAATTATTGAAAAAAAAGTTTCAAATAAGAGAATAAAAATAATATACGATAGACAACTAAGGAAAAATGTAGAAGTCAAACTTGATGAACAAGAAGCAAATACTATGAGCATAAGTGATGAAGAGGCTATAGAATTAGCAAGGTTAGCTATGAAAATAGAAGAACATTACAAAAGACCTATGGATATAGAATGGGCAATTGACGTGGATTTGAAATTTCCAGATAACATATTTATAGTTCAGGCTAGGCCAGAAACCTTCTGGTCTGTAAAGAAGAAAAAAGAAGAAAGAAAAGAAGAAGAGGCTATTTCAGCTGTAAGTGGCAAGGTTTTAGTTAAGGGATTACCTGCCTCTCCTGGTGTAGCTTATGGAAAAGCAAGAATTATTTTAGATA
The genomic region above belongs to Saccharolobus caldissimus and contains:
- a CDS encoding UbiD family decarboxylase, producing the protein MAFKDLRDYIEFMRKRNKLIEINEEVSVDLEIAEITRRATYNHLPPLLFNKIVNFEGWRVISNIFYSIESFYEIFGTNRLESISEKFISNLSEIPITFIDKLKSLKDIIGLGKIMPRARSPNFKEDYFMNLAKLPAIKTWPKDAGRYLTFSITITKDPDTDIHNLSVYRIQIINEKEAIVHWQAFKRGSITARKYLEKNITKIPVAIVTGVDPVIAFTAASPVPHGLDKYMFAGILRGEGVDVTKLDNQILVPSHAEVVLEGYVDLNDMRLEGPFGDHMGYYTPPDYYPTFKLERVYIRDEPIFHVTSVGKPPLEDAWIGKAVERIFLPFAKMLVPELVDMNLPEYGLFTGIGIFSIKKYYPGQAKRVMMALWGIGQLSLLKIIIIVDQDINVHDINQVMYAIAAHVDPKRDIVIIDNALTDSLDPSVPSPPLGSKLGIDATRKFKEEMGKEWPEEVKSDEKIAKKAEQILSKIIKKYQSS
- the cdvB1/B2 gene encoding cell division protein CdvB1/B2, which encodes MASSKVEDFVKNWGGKQEPSIAERIKNAFKPQQPLRYRLVMANYRLRTMVSRLDVYISRLQERDRTLFEKVVEAQMNKDTPRAAMYANEIAEIRKISKQLITTQIALEQVQLRLETITELGDVFTSLIPVLGVIRELRNAMRGVMPEISLELAELEEGLQEVVIEAGDFTGAPVNYAASSPEARKILEEASIVAEQRMKEKFPELPSFVTSAQKSTNPEQK